In Lolium rigidum isolate FL_2022 chromosome 7, APGP_CSIRO_Lrig_0.1, whole genome shotgun sequence, the DNA window GCAATGCCAACGAAGCAAGCGGCACTTTGGTTCGGCATGTGCCTTTCAGACCTTTCCAACTATTAGAAGAAAATCTATGGCACGGACCACCCAGATCTATGATCGACATTAAAATAGCTAAAATGAATTCTTCTATAGCATAATCAGTCTTCACGAAGATTCAAAAGAACTAGGCACTGAAAACTGATGATTATATACAATTGGTTCCCTCTGTTGACTGTTTTTCCTGAAAGCACTACACTAGGTATACTTTGTGTTGATGtaatagaaacaaaaaaaaaattaagctcAACAATCTTCAGTTGTTGCAATTCCGAGGATGTACAATTCTGCTTCCCctggaagaaaaaaaagagagagccGAGCAAGAAAAGACATGGCAACTAAGTTTGAGGATCCAAGCAAGACTTTGCACTGGCCATATTGACCACCCTACCCAAGATTATTCGGGGATTGCTCTAATACGAGAACTGAGCTCTCTGACTTGATTCTCCAGCCGTCCTGGGTGGCAGAAGAAATCGGTGAATACTCGTCTTTCCTGCTGCACATTGCGTGAAGGCTGTTGTAACATCTGCAGACCATTTGTAAATATGAGAGCGATGACTCAATCCACATACAGAATTACACCTAAACCGCTGATACTGTTTATTATTAGCAACGGGTGGTAGTAACAGATGTACAGTACCTTGGCCTTTTCCTCTCGAGCCATCGTTACTTCATTAACAGAAGCAGAGACTTCGTAGCTGATCATTTCTAATTCTTCAAGCGCTTGCGCCAGTGGCTGAGTTGAGTAAAACATGGTCAAGTAATAGCATCAGAACATAGCACAAGACACAGAGCAAAAGGTTCAAACATCAGAAGAGAATGTACCCATGGTGTAAATTTTGGTAGCATATGTGTCACAGGTACAGATAGGATCTGCTCAAGTATTTGAATCATCCTGCATCTACAAAATGATGAAAAAACATGGAGTGATTGGACCAAACGTCTTTTTTTTTAAACGTCTAACATATAACTCCTATCACTAGGAGTTAGAGTTACCCAATGTAGCATTCAGTTTTCGTGTATCTTCCCTCTTGCTAATGTGCAGCAAGGGAGATTCAACCACCCAATGGACGAAGAAAGGTAACATTTATGAAGGAAAGTTTTTTAGCACAATTGAGAGGACAACTCACTGTTCATCGATGAATCTTCTTCGCTCACGTGGAAGAACATTTTCAAGCTCGTGCTGATAACAATGCAGCTCGTCCGCCAGTTCTGATATCTGCTCAACCAAAGCATATGCTGAAACATATGTTGGTGTCACTGTCTGAGCACCTACAGAAAATGGAAAGAGCAAATTATTCCAGCATTGGTAGATAACATAAAGATTTGTGAAAACACCTGGCTTACCTGACTGACTGCTAAGAATATCCCTCACGGCATGGAGAAAAGTATCCCGGTCATCAACAGACCCTTCTTCAATCATGTCAGATGCAGGTTGACCAAGTAAATGATATCGGTCCTACGTATTGTGTGGTATATACAAATGAAGTGAATGCTAACAAGCTAAACAACATCGTCTACGTAACAGAGAAAACCAGCAAGACATACCAGGCGGCCATTGACAGCTGATAAGTAGCTCTGCAATTCCATTTCTATAGCTTTGAGCAATGAATAAGCGCCCGAAATTTTTGTCCGTCTTTCAAGATGGCAAGCTATCTTCAGAAACCGATGCGCAGCAAGCTGATGAACCAAATGATTGATGAACTGCAAGAAGAAATGTCTACATCATCACTTAGATCGGTAGGAGGCTGGTTTCTACCGAAaaacaaccaagtactagcaAGCTACCCTTTTCTGCTGGCCTATATAGCATTCTTGACGGTGAACCTTCAAGTTATGATCCCCTAGAAGGTCATAGTTAGGAACATGAAGTACCAATCTCAGTACTGCAAAGAGCTTTGAAATTCTTATTGGGTCATAAGGAGAGCACACCTTGCAAAATATTTGCACCCTCAAGTCGAGCCAGGTCAGCACACACGATTGCAACAGTCTATAAAAGGGAAAATCAAAATAGGCCATTAATTTTTACACTGCCTGGCACATAAAATGGAATATGGTTGGATAAAGTGTAAGATAGCTAAATGGGTGGCAAATATTTTTTTTACTGCAGACATGGGAATAAATCGTGAACTATGAATGAAGGACACAAGTTCCTCAATAGACAGATCAGCTAACAGGTACAAGGTCTGTAGTTACACTTCCTAGGAACTTTAGCTTCATTGTTCATTCATCTATTTACTCCAGTGAAACATCCATGAGCTTGTGACATGTCCAGGTAAAACATTCCCACCATCTTTTATATTTCTATTATGTGGGGATGCCAGTGACATCTATTGATAGATGCACAAAATTCTTGATCAAAATAGAACATTAACTCAAGGTATTAAGCAGTGTAACTTAAACAACTCTGAAGCATCCGTGCAGGGAAATATTTAGGCAGTTCATGATAATATCAAGATTAAAGAACGAAATTTTTGTGTTTGAATTTACCTCGGATAGGCATCCCTGAACTTGAAGGGAGAGATCCTTAAGCTCATCGGTAAGTTCAGAGTTTCTCCTCCTGGAAACCAAAtaagaaaatttcaaaaaataacagACATATAAGTTATGGAATCATACAAATGTAAACATCACATGCACAAAAGCTTCATTGTGATACCATACAATaggaaaaaaaaatgttttctacAATAAAAATGAAGTGTTTACTACAATATTTTGTTCAATCTCTACTTGTGTCAAATCTCAGCGCAGGTAAAATGACTAAACCAGGAACTAAGCAGTTTCCCATTTAGAGATGTCAACAAGGATTATTCAATGTTCTCAACAGTTCTATTCTGAAATAATGATATCGTGCCACTTCAATATCGGAGCTCTTTCAAAAGGAACTAATCTTAACTCCAGTACACTCATGTCAGATATACCTTAGAGAATGGATGTCTTCATGAATATATGACTGTTGGGATGCCAACTGAGATCTCAGCTTTGAGAGTTTAGCCTCCTCCTTAGCAAATTCTACTAGTGCTTCTATGTACTGCCTCTTACTTTTAGCAAATCTGTTAATAAAAGAGAAGCATGGTAAGCAAGTAGACTGATTATTCACTTTGATAGTTTGATGGTAACTACAAGGTAGGCTGTGAAAAGATAATAAGTTAATAACCAATGAACATAAAAGAAGAGCCATATATCGGAGTTCATGTCACGTGTCTAACTGAAGTAACATAGAGTAAATCTATCTATCATACTACATGTCTAATTTTCCTGAtacatatttaaaaaaaattagcgAACACAAATTCATAAGAGACACTGGAAGCAATAGGGGTAACTTTGTACCAACAGGGATGAATAATCCACATGCACTAATGcagaaagaaaaggttgggatGCAGCTCGGAGTTCCATCAGTAGGCAAACTAATCTCAGAAATGAAGTCAAGGAACCATTTAAGAGGTCGATATCCATCTGGGGAAGAACAAACTTATGTGCTGTTGATTTCAAGAAAATGAGTTCCAAAACTGAAATTAATACTCCTTCCATTTAAAAATTTAATGGTTATGTTCTTCGAAAAACAGTATAAAAGTAATGACATTTCTCTCCTTCAGACTCATTTATCACTCCTCTTTTCATTTATGATTAAACACACACACAAATGCACATACACACAGTACTGATGTAGGTGGAGACAGAACAGGTGACATGGACCGTAGATTAGGTTTTCTGATGGTACAAAATTAAGACAACTCCAACCTAAGATGCGGTATTTTGCAGTAGTACGCCAGAAATAATAAATCAGTGTAATTGGCAGATAAACAGAAACTTACATTGAATTAATTCGGTTCAGTTCATTTACTAAATGATGATGCTTTTCAGAATCTCCTgcacaaaaaaaggaaaattagttATCATAATTCACTATGGCATAAGTAGCTAACCTAGATAGAGTAAAACTCCAGGAAATTACTGAGTATGACTTCATGGTGAAATCCAAGTTTACATATTATTTAAGATATCAATAATAGAGTACACAACAGCCAAGCCAATCATGGACCAGTAAATGGAGAAGATATCAAAACCTTCGCTGCAAAGAGGGTGCTACTCTTGCCTTCTTGATTTTGAACAAGCTGAATACTGGGAGACGGATGGTACATAGCTCCGTTCAGAAATTAAACTCAATTTAAGCCAATTAAGCTTAGTCAGATCTAAAAGTACACTTACTATGGGAAGACTCAAAACAAGTAGGGTTACCTAAGCATGCCATTTTTACCAGAAAACTTGAGGTATCAAATAGACATGGTCAGTTTTTACTAGTTCAGTCATATGTTGGCTGGGCGCAtaaactagaactttcaacttttaATATCAAAAAAGTAAATTATGAAAATGCATCCTTCTTCCATAATACATTATGCTGGCACATAAAAAAGGATTTATAGCCTTTCCAATGATTTTATTCAATTTAAATAGTGGTATATACAGAACATAACATAACATATAGGGAACACAAGTATTCAGGACGAATATTAAGGGATAAGAATACATAATTCAAAAGAAAAATATCAAAACCTTTATCTGCTTCTGTTGGCGCCGGAAAAGAAGAGCGCATAAAATGTATGGAGACAGTACAGACAAGAAAACTGTAATGTGATAATGATCAAGTAAAAGAATCCTCACCCCTTGACACGTCTTCTTTGGCAACAAGATGGAGAGGTCCCTGGAGAAAACTTGATCAAGGCA includes these proteins:
- the LOC124672445 gene encoding AUGMIN subunit 3-like; its protein translation is MSAKQLCDALAVAGFDGGEPLDPESLDWAFLQGDDSRRVLAWIAARLRPANVLSASDLELYEQLELEGKLLVGEDLDSAFDSISVFSEIGENQEYTFLSEESLGDIRDSKHALRAEVSDLEKKLASLEWQLDLLTSQATTITQRHKSRESAKTNATGQLTRLDDKLAKRSLEMNAVLGKLVATIQELSYYHSEADIGIYLSYCDFQSYVISNLGCTKELNKWFAKKFEKGPLHLVAKEDVSRGDSEKHHHLVNELNRINSIFAKSKRQYIEALVEFAKEEAKLSKLRSQLASQQSYIHEDIHSLRRRNSELTDELKDLSLQVQGCLSETVAIVCADLARLEGANILQGDHNLKVHRQECYIGQQKRFINHLVHQLAAHRFLKIACHLERRTKISGAYSLLKAIEMELQSYLSAVNGRLDRYHLLGQPASDMIEEGSVDDRDTFLHAVRDILSSQSGAQTVTPTYVSAYALVEQISELADELHCYQHELENVLPRERRRFIDEQCRMIQILEQILSVPVTHMLPKFTPWPLAQALEELEMISYEVSASVNEVTMAREEKAKMLQQPSRNVQQERRVFTDFFCHPGRLENQVRELSSRIRAIPE